A single genomic interval of Lysobacter avium harbors:
- a CDS encoding NAD(P)(+) transhydrogenase (Re/Si-specific) subunit beta yields the protein MSAAELQSLVAASSYFVAATLFLLGLQRMASPKTARSGIRWAGAGMLVATAATFLLPDLHNLGLIVTALVIGTVAAWVSGKKVAITDMPQMVALYNGMGGGAAAAIGAVELLRAASMVGVATPALAGTLPALSTFTLTLAVLGAAIGAVSLSGSVIAWAKLDGRLDRRVVFPAQQLLSALVFLAMLLAGGWAVATLQMPAIVAFFVLALLLGVLMTLPIGGADMPVVISLYNALTGLAVAFEGFVLGNEALIIAGTMVGAAGMLLTRLMAKAMNRPISGVLFSHFGATGEAQEISGSQKPIEAGDVASMMAFAERVVIVPGYGMAVAQAQHKVWELAQRLIDRGVKVKFAIHPVAGRMPGHMNVLLAEAGVPYDLIVDMDDINPEFPQTDVALVIGANDVVNPVAKTDPASPIYGMPILDVVNARNTVVIKRGKGTGFAGIENALFYADNTRMLYGDGAEAVGALVSELKALDA from the coding sequence GTGAGCGCGGCCGAACTGCAGTCGCTGGTCGCCGCGAGCAGCTACTTCGTCGCTGCCACGCTGTTCCTGCTTGGCCTGCAACGGATGGCCTCGCCGAAGACCGCACGCAGCGGCATCCGCTGGGCGGGAGCGGGCATGCTGGTGGCGACCGCCGCCACCTTCCTGTTGCCGGACCTGCACAACCTGGGCTTGATCGTCACCGCGCTGGTCATCGGCACGGTGGCGGCCTGGGTGTCGGGCAAGAAGGTCGCCATCACCGACATGCCGCAGATGGTCGCGCTCTACAACGGCATGGGCGGTGGCGCCGCTGCGGCGATCGGCGCGGTGGAGCTGTTGCGCGCCGCCTCGATGGTCGGCGTTGCGACGCCCGCCTTGGCGGGTACGTTGCCGGCCTTGTCCACCTTCACCCTGACCCTGGCGGTACTGGGCGCAGCGATCGGTGCGGTGTCGCTGTCGGGCTCGGTGATCGCCTGGGCCAAGCTGGACGGACGCCTGGACCGGCGCGTCGTCTTCCCGGCGCAACAACTCCTCAGCGCGCTGGTGTTCCTGGCGATGCTGCTGGCTGGCGGCTGGGCCGTGGCCACGCTGCAGATGCCGGCGATCGTTGCGTTCTTCGTCCTCGCACTGCTGCTGGGCGTGCTGATGACCCTGCCGATCGGCGGCGCGGACATGCCGGTCGTGATCTCGCTGTACAACGCCCTGACTGGCCTGGCGGTGGCGTTCGAAGGCTTCGTGCTCGGCAACGAGGCGCTCATCATCGCCGGCACCATGGTTGGCGCGGCCGGCATGCTGCTGACCCGCCTGATGGCCAAGGCGATGAACCGGCCGATCAGCGGGGTGTTGTTCTCGCATTTCGGCGCGACCGGCGAAGCGCAGGAAATCAGTGGCTCGCAGAAGCCCATTGAGGCCGGCGATGTCGCCTCGATGATGGCCTTCGCCGAGCGGGTGGTGATCGTGCCCGGCTATGGCATGGCCGTCGCCCAGGCCCAGCACAAGGTCTGGGAGCTGGCGCAGCGCCTGATCGATCGCGGGGTCAAAGTGAAGTTCGCGATCCATCCGGTGGCCGGGCGCATGCCGGGACACATGAACGTGCTGCTGGCCGAGGCCGGCGTGCCCTACGACCTGATCGTCGACATGGACGACATCAATCCGGAGTTCCCGCAGACTGACGTGGCGCTGGTGATCGGTGCGAACGACGTCGTCAACCCGGTGGCCAAGACCGATCCGGCCAGCCCGATCTACGGCATGCCGATCCTGGACGTGGTCAATGCACGCAACACCGTGGTGATCAAGCGCGGCAAGGGCACCGGTTTTGCCGGCATCGAGAATGCGCTGTTCTACGCCGACAACACCCGCATGCTCTACGGCGACGGGGCGGAGGCGGTGGGCGCACTGGTGTCGGAGCTGAAGGCGCTGGACGCCTGA
- the sufT gene encoding putative Fe-S cluster assembly protein SufT has translation MYSRSSEPVRFERDCPAILVPQGDEVELPAGSVGYITQGLGGSFTVFVDGNLFRIAGQDADAIGKEPTPPLVLPEGANDDAVEELVWHQLRTCFDPEIPINVVDLGLIYEAKVLPHPEQPGQRLVEVRMTLTAPGCGMGEVLVSDVSDKLKLIPTVVDTDVELVFEPPWTQHMMSEAARLEVGMF, from the coding sequence ATGTATTCCCGTAGCAGCGAACCTGTCCGTTTCGAACGCGATTGTCCCGCTATCCTCGTGCCCCAGGGCGACGAGGTGGAACTCCCAGCCGGCTCGGTGGGCTACATCACCCAAGGCCTGGGCGGCAGTTTCACGGTGTTCGTGGACGGCAATCTGTTCCGCATCGCCGGGCAGGACGCCGACGCGATCGGCAAGGAACCCACCCCGCCGCTCGTGCTGCCCGAGGGCGCCAACGACGACGCGGTCGAGGAGCTCGTCTGGCACCAGCTGCGCACGTGTTTCGATCCGGAAATCCCGATCAACGTGGTCGACCTGGGCCTGATCTACGAAGCCAAGGTCCTGCCACATCCCGAGCAACCCGGCCAGCGCCTGGTCGAGGTGCGGATGACCCTGACGGCGCCGGGATGCGGCATGGGGGAGGTCCTCGTGTCCGACGTCAGCGACAAGCTCAAGCTGATCCCGACCGTGGTGGATACGGACGTGGAACTGGTGTTCGAACCGCCGTGGACGCAGCACATGATGTCGGAGGCCGCGCGGCTGGAAGTGGGGATGTTTTAA
- a CDS encoding NAD(P) transhydrogenase subunit alpha, which yields MSITIGVARETAAGERRVSLVPETAKKLGALGAQLRIERGAGSAAGFADDAYAAAGVEVVADAVSALAGADVVLCVQSPPADVLQALEPGTVLVGQLAPEADPARSEAITARQLVAFPLERLPRTTRAQAMDVLSSQAGMAGYKAVLLGAQLAPRFFPMLTTAAGTIRPSRVLVIGAGVAGLQAVATAKRLGAQVEGFDVRPETREQIESLGGKFLDLGVSAAGEGGYARQLTEEERAEQQRRLGEHLKLVDVVVTTAAVPGRPAPKILTAEMVGGMRPGSVIVDLAAETGGNCECTRPGETVDVGGVTVAGPLNLPSSGATHASEMLARNVLNFVSLFVRDGTIDFDWSDELLAKTVWPPRPEAPSEAPASAT from the coding sequence ATGTCGATCACCATCGGCGTCGCCCGCGAAACCGCGGCCGGCGAGCGTCGCGTTTCCCTGGTCCCCGAGACCGCCAAGAAGCTGGGCGCCCTGGGTGCGCAACTGCGCATCGAGCGCGGCGCCGGCAGCGCAGCGGGCTTTGCCGACGACGCGTATGCAGCGGCAGGTGTCGAGGTCGTCGCTGATGCCGTCAGCGCCCTTGCAGGAGCCGACGTCGTGCTTTGCGTGCAGAGCCCGCCTGCGGACGTCCTGCAGGCATTGGAGCCCGGAACCGTGCTGGTAGGCCAGTTGGCGCCCGAGGCCGACCCCGCCCGCAGCGAAGCGATCACCGCGCGGCAACTGGTCGCCTTTCCGCTGGAGCGCCTGCCACGCACCACCCGCGCCCAGGCGATGGACGTACTCAGCTCGCAAGCGGGCATGGCCGGCTACAAGGCGGTGTTGCTGGGCGCCCAGTTGGCCCCGCGGTTCTTTCCGATGCTGACCACGGCCGCCGGGACGATCCGCCCCTCACGTGTGCTGGTGATCGGTGCAGGCGTTGCCGGCCTGCAGGCCGTCGCGACGGCGAAGCGATTGGGTGCGCAGGTCGAGGGTTTCGACGTGCGCCCGGAGACCCGGGAGCAGATCGAATCGCTCGGCGGCAAATTCCTCGACCTGGGCGTCAGCGCAGCGGGCGAGGGCGGCTACGCGCGCCAGCTCACCGAGGAGGAACGGGCCGAGCAGCAGCGCCGCCTCGGTGAACACCTCAAGCTCGTCGATGTCGTGGTGACCACGGCCGCAGTACCAGGCAGGCCGGCGCCGAAAATCCTCACTGCCGAGATGGTGGGAGGGATGCGGCCGGGCAGCGTCATCGTCGACCTGGCGGCGGAAACCGGCGGCAACTGCGAGTGCACCCGGCCTGGTGAGACGGTCGATGTGGGTGGCGTCACCGTGGCCGGGCCGCTGAACCTGCCCAGCAGCGGCGCCACCCACGCCAGCGAGATGTTAGCGCGCAACGTCCTGAATTTCGTCAGCCTGTTCGTCCGAGACGGGACGATCGATTTCGACTGGAGCGACGAGTTGCTGGCGAAGACGGTGTGGCCGCCGCGCCCGGAAGCACCGTCCGAGGCGCCGGCATCGGCGACCTAG
- a CDS encoding 5'-3' exonuclease, producing the protein MGTLSHAGVAASPRAATPTLYLVDASLYVFRAWHSMPDDFRGADGSPTNAVHGFARFLLELLDRARPQHIAVAFDEALDSCFRNAIYPAYKANREPAPEALKQQFVHCRELCAALGLSVLSHREYEADDLIGSACMSARAHRFRSVIVSADKDLSQLLGDHDEQWDFARGQRWGADGVPARHGVEASQMADYLALTGDAVDNIPGVPGIGAKTAAALLTHFGSLDALLERIDEVPYLRLRGAAACAARLREHRDLALLCRRLSTVACDVALGDADTHFVRRSAAPARLHALCERVRFGPLTRRRLYGAAGLEFNPGT; encoded by the coding sequence GTGGGTACCTTGAGCCACGCTGGCGTCGCTGCCTCGCCGCGCGCTGCCACGCCGACCCTCTACCTGGTCGACGCCAGCCTGTACGTGTTCCGCGCCTGGCACTCGATGCCCGACGATTTCCGCGGCGCGGATGGCTCGCCGACCAACGCCGTCCACGGATTTGCCCGCTTCCTGCTGGAGTTGCTGGATCGTGCGCGCCCGCAGCACATCGCGGTGGCCTTCGACGAGGCGCTGGACTCGTGCTTCCGCAACGCGATCTACCCGGCCTACAAGGCCAACCGCGAGCCCGCTCCGGAAGCGCTCAAGCAACAATTCGTCCACTGCCGGGAACTGTGCGCGGCGCTCGGCCTGAGCGTGCTCTCGCACCGCGAGTACGAGGCGGACGACCTGATCGGCAGCGCCTGCATGAGCGCCCGCGCGCACCGGTTCCGCTCGGTCATCGTCTCGGCCGACAAGGATCTCTCGCAGTTGCTGGGAGATCACGACGAGCAGTGGGACTTCGCCCGCGGCCAGCGCTGGGGCGCCGACGGCGTGCCCGCGCGCCACGGTGTGGAGGCCAGCCAGATGGCCGACTACCTGGCGCTGACCGGCGATGCGGTCGACAACATTCCGGGAGTGCCGGGCATCGGTGCGAAAACCGCCGCGGCGCTGCTGACGCATTTCGGCAGCTTGGATGCGCTGTTGGAGCGCATCGACGAGGTTCCGTACCTGCGCCTGCGCGGCGCGGCGGCGTGCGCGGCCCGGCTGCGCGAGCATCGCGACCTGGCCCTGCTGTGTCGCCGCTTGTCGACGGTGGCCTGCGACGTGGCCCTCGGGGATGCGGACACCCACTTCGTGCGCCGATCCGCCGCGCCCGCCCGGCTGCACGCGCTGTGCGAGCGCGTCCGCTTCGGACCACTGACCCGGCGCCGGCTTTACGGCGCGGCAGGCCTGGAATTCAATCCGGGCACGTGA
- a CDS encoding nitroreductase family protein, giving the protein MTPKADTSYQQGPSLDALDAALAHLDRRRSVPFMRLQEPGPDRAVLLRLLASATRVPDHGARVPFRFISLRGDARRVFGERLAARHPQADPEASEGAIAKDLDRYLHAPLIVVLVAELGPDPKIPEQERLLSAGCTGFALLQAAQAAGFGGCWLTGWAAYDRGVAAMLGLADHEHIIGFIHLGTPSQEIGERRRPDPAALLSEWVP; this is encoded by the coding sequence ATGACCCCCAAAGCCGATACATCGTATCAACAAGGGCCCTCGCTCGACGCCTTGGATGCTGCGCTGGCGCACCTGGATCGCCGCCGTTCCGTGCCCTTCATGCGCTTGCAGGAGCCCGGGCCGGACCGCGCGGTGTTGCTGCGTCTGCTCGCCAGCGCGACCCGCGTGCCCGACCATGGCGCCCGCGTGCCGTTTCGGTTCATCAGCCTGCGCGGCGATGCCCGGCGGGTGTTCGGCGAGCGCCTGGCCGCGCGCCATCCCCAGGCCGATCCCGAGGCCAGTGAGGGCGCGATTGCCAAGGATCTTGACCGCTACCTGCACGCGCCGCTGATCGTGGTGCTGGTGGCCGAACTGGGCCCGGACCCGAAGATCCCGGAGCAGGAGCGCCTGCTCAGCGCCGGGTGCACCGGCTTTGCGCTGCTGCAAGCGGCCCAGGCCGCGGGCTTTGGCGGCTGCTGGTTGACCGGCTGGGCCGCCTACGACCGCGGCGTCGCAGCGATGCTCGGACTGGCGGACCACGAGCACATCATCGGCTTCATCCACCTGGGCACGCCATCGCAGGAAATCGGCGAGCGTCGCCGCCCCGATCCGGCGGCATTGCTGTCCGAGTGGGTACCTTGA
- a CDS encoding FAD-binding oxidoreductase: MPLPAALRREMAGLLGDAWRTDDSERLAYAYDNSRRLALPDAVALPTTTAQVQALVRACRYHRVPVIARGRGTNTTGAAVPIQAGVVVSFERMDRIVDIAPGDRCAVVQPGVINGDLQTALAAHGLFWPPDPTSAGFSTIGGNLACNAGGPRAVKYGASRDNVLALTAVTGAGELIHCGTRTTKGSTGYDLQRLLVGSEGTLALIVEASLRLTPTPVARRALRAIYRDVDSAARAVARLMAQSVTPSMLEFMDASAVRLAHEIGGADLPQSAGALLMIEADGDPAHLADDIDSLRRAASGDGLVALDDAADESARAQLWAARKALSPALRTLAPGKINEDVVVPVSRIPELVHAVQQLSVECGLPIVCFGHAGNGNLHVNLMYDPADGDQATRAAATMSRVFALAVALGGTLSGEHGIGLAKRDFMPTAITAPTLALMRQIKTAFDPDGILNLGKLLPP, translated from the coding sequence ATGCCATTGCCTGCCGCACTCCGGCGCGAGATGGCGGGTCTGCTTGGCGATGCCTGGCGGACCGATGACAGCGAGCGGCTCGCCTACGCCTACGACAACTCGCGCCGGCTCGCCCTTCCCGATGCGGTCGCACTGCCGACCACCACCGCGCAGGTGCAGGCGCTGGTACGCGCGTGCCGCTACCACCGGGTTCCGGTGATCGCGCGCGGCCGCGGCACCAACACCACCGGCGCGGCGGTGCCGATCCAGGCCGGCGTGGTCGTCTCGTTCGAGCGCATGGACCGGATCGTCGACATCGCGCCCGGTGACCGCTGCGCCGTCGTCCAGCCCGGCGTGATCAACGGCGACCTGCAGACCGCCCTCGCCGCGCATGGCCTGTTCTGGCCGCCGGACCCGACCAGTGCCGGGTTCAGCACCATCGGCGGCAACCTGGCCTGCAACGCTGGCGGCCCGCGGGCGGTGAAGTACGGCGCCAGCCGCGACAACGTACTGGCGCTGACCGCGGTCACCGGGGCGGGCGAGTTGATCCACTGCGGAACGCGCACCACCAAGGGATCGACCGGCTACGACCTGCAGCGGCTGCTGGTGGGCAGCGAAGGCACGCTGGCCCTGATCGTCGAGGCGTCGCTGCGTTTGACCCCGACACCGGTGGCGCGGCGTGCGCTGCGGGCGATCTACCGCGATGTCGACAGCGCCGCCCGGGCCGTGGCCCGGTTGATGGCGCAGTCGGTCACGCCCTCGATGCTCGAGTTCATGGACGCCAGCGCCGTGCGACTGGCGCACGAAATCGGCGGCGCGGATCTTCCTCAATCCGCCGGGGCGCTGCTGATGATCGAGGCGGACGGCGATCCCGCGCACCTTGCCGATGACATCGATTCGTTGCGGCGGGCCGCCTCCGGCGATGGGCTTGTCGCGCTCGACGACGCAGCCGACGAGTCCGCGCGCGCGCAGCTCTGGGCCGCACGCAAGGCACTTTCGCCGGCCCTGCGTACGCTGGCGCCGGGCAAGATCAACGAGGACGTCGTGGTGCCGGTCTCGCGCATCCCGGAACTGGTCCACGCCGTGCAGCAGCTTTCCGTCGAATGCGGGCTGCCCATCGTCTGCTTCGGCCACGCCGGCAACGGCAACCTGCACGTCAACCTGATGTACGACCCGGCCGACGGCGATCAGGCCACACGCGCTGCCGCAACGATGTCGCGCGTGTTTGCGCTGGCGGTCGCGCTCGGCGGCACCCTGTCGGGTGAGCACGGCATCGGCTTGGCCAAGCGCGATTTCATGCCCACCGCGATCACCGCGCCCACCTTGGCGCTGATGCGGCAGATCAAGACCGCATTCGATCCGGACGGGATCCTCAATCTCGGCAAGCTGCTGCCGCCGTGA
- a CDS encoding uracil-DNA glycosylase family protein, protein MTHPIDTRAPRTTTTDTALEDLLVDIRACRICEACLPLGPRPVLTAARSARLLIAGQAPGRRVHMSGVPWDDASGARLRDWLGIDSETFYDPTQVAIVPIGFCYPGKAGSGDAPPRPECRATWHPRLLPLLPEIRLNILIGQYAQAYFLGPSRPGNLTATMRQWRDFLPRYLPLPHPSPRNVAWFKANPWFEGEVLPELRDEVRRVLGSPTSAA, encoded by the coding sequence GTGACCCATCCCATCGACACGCGGGCACCGCGCACGACCACGACCGATACCGCACTGGAAGACCTGCTGGTCGACATCCGCGCCTGCCGGATCTGCGAGGCCTGCCTGCCATTGGGACCTCGCCCGGTACTGACGGCCGCGCGCAGCGCCCGCCTGCTGATCGCCGGCCAGGCGCCCGGCCGCAGGGTGCATATGAGCGGGGTTCCGTGGGATGACGCCAGCGGTGCGCGCCTGCGTGACTGGCTGGGGATCGACAGTGAAACGTTCTACGACCCGACGCAGGTGGCAATCGTCCCGATCGGCTTCTGCTATCCGGGCAAGGCCGGTTCCGGAGACGCACCGCCGCGGCCCGAATGCCGCGCCACCTGGCATCCGCGCCTGCTGCCGCTGCTGCCGGAGATCCGTCTCAACATCCTGATCGGCCAATACGCGCAGGCCTATTTCCTCGGTCCGAGCCGCCCGGGAAACCTCACCGCGACGATGCGCCAGTGGCGCGATTTCCTGCCGCGCTACCTCCCGCTGCCCCACCCCAGCCCACGCAACGTGGCGTGGTTCAAGGCCAATCCGTGGTTCGAGGGCGAGGTATTGCCGGAGCTTCGCGACGAGGTACGACGAGTGCTGGGGAGCCCTACTTCAGCGGCTTGA
- a CDS encoding DUF1631 family protein, translating into MSIPSARGFHSTPVDPTRVLEEIKRLVLERLAGLPGEFYPAIDTALAAITAGGDANHSPQVVYQAQAALWVLRQHHAAHVMRFRQGIARGFDDFRLLHARDSVDVPLGLIDEGQIDFHLAGQALAASLDHRHSASLDMMGARLDILAGALGAEPSMNPLGPTRLAMAFVDTFEDEQIPELLRTLLFEHYAKALGSVLGELYDAANAVLARGGYGLPAAPEAPAAAASAAAVGASSGTPGAPGPVPATGYSTAAQGAAGGGLGQGQHGAGPAGFAGVAGQPAYGGHGHAVSGHAASGTGTGAGGAGWGDGRAGAPGGGAEAPTPAELNELRSMLHAWREGRRDEAPAPRAGTSTGTPGRRELRLDELVNVASLMQAEPADVFARALAGTGTLAGAIRDQLNTGSRRLGLDPEQISFSAEDEDAIDLVGLLFDALFRSQQLQDRARRMYARLVLPYVKVALTDQQLFVSPTHPARRLFDAITEAVAGNAGNTPQERELLDRATSISQRVVAEYTEDLVIFETAHRELDALLQQQRRRIELQEERAAKATNGRERLNHAREQADTVLARRLSAPPLSPAIAEFLRGSWRHHLVQTWLRDGDDRERLVDAVSLGDALVAADRLAAEGRGSELADHLLALEPRIAECLASSGLDQSAAEHALALLVKGLVYPHTPRDLYPPPPRQAQDDDDERSLWLDPRGSARARPAQVEELRALEAGSWLQISDLKGESLAAKIAWVSPLSDRRLLVNRRGLRVLVATVEELAVMAAAGRLKVGCEPTAFEQAMQHVREQLDRAAGSVAR; encoded by the coding sequence GTGTCTATCCCATCCGCCCGCGGTTTCCATTCCACCCCCGTGGATCCCACGCGGGTGCTTGAGGAGATCAAGCGCCTCGTGCTGGAGCGCCTTGCCGGGCTGCCGGGCGAATTCTACCCGGCGATCGACACCGCGCTGGCGGCCATCACCGCCGGTGGCGATGCAAACCATTCGCCGCAGGTGGTCTACCAGGCGCAGGCCGCCCTGTGGGTGCTGCGCCAGCACCACGCCGCGCATGTGATGCGCTTCCGGCAGGGCATCGCGCGCGGCTTCGACGATTTCCGCCTGCTGCATGCCCGCGACAGCGTCGACGTTCCGCTGGGGCTGATCGACGAAGGCCAGATCGATTTCCATCTGGCCGGGCAGGCGCTGGCCGCCAGCCTGGACCATCGGCACAGCGCCAGCCTCGACATGATGGGCGCACGCCTGGACATCCTGGCCGGCGCGCTGGGCGCGGAGCCCTCGATGAACCCCTTGGGCCCGACCCGCCTGGCGATGGCCTTCGTGGACACGTTTGAAGACGAGCAGATCCCCGAACTGCTGCGGACGCTGTTGTTCGAGCACTACGCCAAGGCGCTGGGCAGCGTCCTGGGTGAGCTTTACGACGCGGCCAACGCGGTGCTCGCGCGCGGTGGCTACGGATTGCCGGCGGCTCCGGAGGCGCCAGCGGCGGCGGCTTCTGCGGCCGCGGTTGGTGCATCCAGTGGAACGCCCGGAGCGCCGGGGCCGGTGCCGGCAACGGGTTACTCCACCGCGGCCCAGGGGGCGGCTGGCGGGGGTTTGGGGCAGGGCCAGCACGGCGCGGGTCCCGCCGGGTTTGCAGGCGTTGCCGGCCAGCCCGCGTATGGCGGTCATGGTCACGCGGTTAGCGGACACGCCGCGTCCGGCACTGGTACCGGCGCCGGCGGAGCGGGTTGGGGCGATGGGCGCGCGGGCGCTCCCGGTGGCGGCGCCGAGGCCCCGACGCCGGCCGAGCTGAACGAGCTGCGCAGCATGTTGCACGCCTGGCGCGAGGGTCGCCGCGACGAGGCGCCCGCTCCCAGGGCCGGCACTTCCACGGGCACGCCGGGTCGCCGCGAGTTGCGCCTGGACGAACTGGTCAACGTCGCCTCGCTGATGCAGGCCGAACCGGCGGACGTCTTCGCGCGCGCGCTGGCCGGTACCGGCACCCTGGCGGGCGCGATCCGCGACCAGCTCAACACCGGCTCGCGCCGTCTCGGCCTGGATCCGGAACAGATCAGCTTCAGCGCCGAGGACGAGGACGCGATCGACCTGGTCGGCCTGCTGTTCGACGCGCTGTTCCGCAGCCAGCAACTGCAGGACCGCGCGCGGCGGATGTACGCGCGCCTGGTGCTGCCCTACGTCAAGGTCGCGCTGACCGACCAGCAACTGTTTGTCAGCCCGACCCACCCGGCGCGGCGCCTGTTCGATGCCATCACCGAGGCGGTCGCGGGCAACGCCGGCAACACCCCGCAGGAGCGCGAGCTGCTGGACCGGGCCACCTCGATTTCCCAGCGCGTGGTCGCCGAATACACCGAGGATCTGGTGATCTTCGAGACCGCGCACCGCGAGCTGGACGCCCTGTTGCAGCAGCAGCGGCGCCGGATCGAGTTGCAGGAGGAGCGTGCGGCCAAGGCCACCAACGGTCGCGAACGGCTGAATCACGCCCGCGAGCAGGCCGATACCGTGCTGGCACGGCGCCTGTCGGCCCCGCCGCTGAGCCCGGCGATTGCCGAGTTCCTGCGCGGATCCTGGCGCCATCACCTGGTGCAGACCTGGTTGCGCGACGGCGACGACCGCGAGCGCCTGGTCGACGCGGTGTCCCTGGGCGATGCACTGGTGGCTGCCGACCGCCTGGCGGCGGAAGGCCGCGGTTCGGAATTGGCCGATCACCTGCTGGCGCTGGAGCCGCGCATCGCCGAATGCCTGGCCAGCTCCGGACTGGACCAGTCCGCGGCCGAGCACGCGCTCGCGCTGCTGGTCAAGGGGCTGGTCTACCCGCACACCCCGCGCGACCTCTATCCGCCGCCGCCCCGGCAGGCCCAGGACGACGACGACGAGCGCAGCCTGTGGCTGGATCCGCGCGGCAGCGCGCGCGCCAGGCCGGCGCAGGTCGAGGAGCTGCGCGCGCTGGAGGCCGGGTCGTGGCTGCAGATCAGCGACCTGAAGGGCGAGTCGCTGGCCGCGAAGATCGCCTGGGTCAGCCCGCTCAGCGACCGCAGGCTGCTGGTCAACCGCCGCGGCTTGCGGGTCCTGGTGGCCACGGTGGAGGAGCTGGCGGTGATGGCCGCTGCCGGTCGACTGAAGGTGGGCTGCGAGCCCACCGCGTTCGAGCAGGCGATGCAGCACGTGCGCGAGCAGCTTGACCGTGCCGCCGGTTCCGTGGCCCGCTAG
- a CDS encoding NAD(P) transhydrogenase subunit alpha — protein sequence MGEGLIVQAFAMLYIFMLAAIAGHVIISRVPVILHTPLMSGSNFIHGIVLIGAMVVLGHADTTLEKVIGFVAVLMGAGNAAGGYVVTERMLDMFKPSVKRAPVDEASKAPDTRA from the coding sequence ATGGGCGAAGGGCTGATCGTGCAGGCGTTTGCGATGCTCTACATCTTCATGCTGGCGGCGATCGCCGGGCATGTGATTATTTCGCGGGTGCCGGTGATTTTGCACACGCCGCTGATGTCGGGTTCCAACTTCATCCACGGCATCGTGCTGATCGGCGCGATGGTGGTGCTCGGCCACGCCGATACCACGCTGGAGAAAGTGATCGGCTTCGTCGCCGTGTTGATGGGCGCGGGCAATGCCGCCGGTGGCTACGTGGTGACCGAACGCATGCTGGACATGTTCAAGCCGAGCGTGAAGCGTGCACCCGTCGATGAAGCGTCGAAAGCACCGGACACCCGCGCGTGA
- a CDS encoding DUF3106 domain-containing protein has protein sequence MNRPLRLTFLTVLAAAVCMPAMASEPTMPEWDQLSAETRATLIAPMRERWNSQPDGREQMLQRAQRWSEMTPEQRGKARHGMDRWHHMSPAQRLEARALYSRMRGMDPDARKALREQWRRMTPEQRKAWVEANPAPESGDRPR, from the coding sequence ATGAACCGTCCATTGCGCTTGACCTTCCTGACAGTCCTGGCCGCCGCGGTGTGCATGCCGGCGATGGCCTCCGAGCCGACTATGCCCGAATGGGACCAGCTCAGCGCGGAGACGCGCGCCACGCTGATCGCGCCGATGCGCGAGCGCTGGAACAGCCAGCCCGACGGGCGGGAACAGATGCTGCAGCGCGCGCAGCGCTGGAGCGAGATGACGCCGGAACAGCGCGGCAAGGCGCGCCACGGCATGGACCGCTGGCACCACATGTCACCCGCCCAGCGGCTGGAGGCGCGTGCGCTTTACAGCAGGATGCGGGGAATGGATCCGGACGCTCGCAAGGCACTGCGCGAGCAGTGGCGCCGCATGACACCGGAGCAACGCAAGGCATGGGTGGAGGCCAACCCGGCGCCGGAAAGTGGGGATCGCCCGCGCTGA
- a CDS encoding RNA polymerase sigma factor, translated as MLDFVTHDAIEPPAQAAVAPDPTDAGAASLREPRTLDEFLARLGTRAFRFAEIGLRQREDALDAVQDAMMKMMNYQDRPPAEWTPLFWSILRSRIIDIHRRRTFRMRWMAPAIGRDDGSTPDWPDHGPDPARNHDGREGYARLVEALQQLPRRQREAFSLRILEELDVATTAKAMGCSEGSVKTHLSRARTALQLQLEDWK; from the coding sequence ATGCTTGATTTCGTGACCCATGACGCCATCGAACCACCTGCGCAGGCCGCCGTTGCGCCTGATCCGACCGACGCTGGCGCCGCGTCCTTGCGCGAGCCGAGGACGCTGGACGAGTTCCTCGCCCGCCTCGGCACCCGGGCGTTCCGTTTCGCCGAAATCGGCCTGCGCCAGCGCGAGGATGCGCTCGACGCGGTGCAGGACGCGATGATGAAGATGATGAACTACCAGGACCGACCGCCGGCGGAGTGGACGCCGCTGTTCTGGAGCATCCTGCGCAGCCGGATCATCGACATCCATCGTCGGCGCACGTTCCGCATGCGCTGGATGGCGCCTGCGATCGGGCGCGACGACGGCAGCACGCCGGACTGGCCCGATCACGGCCCCGATCCAGCCCGCAATCACGACGGCCGCGAAGGCTACGCGCGCCTGGTCGAGGCGCTGCAGCAGTTGCCGCGTCGCCAGCGCGAGGCGTTCAGCCTGCGCATCCTGGAAGAGCTTGACGTGGCAACCACCGCCAAGGCGATGGGCTGCAGCGAGGGCTCGGTGAAAACCCATCTGTCCCGTGCACGCACGGCGCTGCAGTTGCAGCTGGAGGACTGGAAATGA